In Poecile atricapillus isolate bPoeAtr1 chromosome 16, bPoeAtr1.hap1, whole genome shotgun sequence, the DNA window AGCAGGTTAGAAGTGATGTGTAGAAGTGCTTGAGAATACCTTGGAAATGTTTCTATGAGGTATggatttttccctgcttttcacTTTGCTCTGGGAAGAAGTTCCTGTGGTAGTTCTAATTATTCCCTATGACATGATCTGTACCACTGTACCAGTAGGGCACAGTCCTGTCATACTCTGTTCAGATTTGCAGTAGAGTCAGCTGGTTCAGAAGGGTAAAAGTAGGATTGATTTAATGAAGAATACTTTTCTCATGTGATACTTTCCTTCCTGTGAACAAATAGCTGCTTGATCTGCCAGGAATTATTGAAGGTGCCAAAGATGGTAAAGGCAGAGGACGGCAGGTCATTGCAGGTGAGTATGTTAGAGCTGGAGACAGCAGCCTGTCACTGGTTCATTTAACACAGTACAGGAGAATGAAGGGTTGAATCACTGTTTCTGATGTCTTTAAAAAGCTGGATTGTTTTCTGGACTTGAGCTGCctgctgagaagcagcagctgctttcatATTGTTGTTTTCAGCTCTAGCTTTGTGACCTTGCTGGGTTTGTGCTCTGCACTGACGCTTCAGTGAAAGCACATTGCCAGTTTTGCAGGCAGATCTGATCCAATCCTAAACAAGGCTGCTGTTTTCATTTCCTTACCCAGTTAATTGTCCTCAGTCTGGTGTCTGAATGGAGacaagaagatttttttccatcctcTATCATTCTTACAACATGTACAGATCTGTCTATCAGTGATGCTTAGCCAGCAAAATAAACTTCAGTCCTACActggtatttaaaaataacaaatacgCTGGCATTCAGGGGTTTCATAGTGTCATCAGTCCACCAAGCCATATTGTGGTTGTTTTGTCTCAGGTTGTGTGAGCATGCTTTTTGAGAGGtgactttctttttctgattcttAGTTGCTCGAACCTGTAATCTCATTCTGATTGTTCTGGACGTGCTGAAACCCCTTGGCCACAAGAAAATCATTGAGAATGAACTGGAGGGATTTGGAATCCGTCTGAATAGTAAGCCCCCCAATattggctttaaaaaaaaggataaaggAGGCATTAACCTTACAGCCACAGTAAGTTGGAAGTTTTCTTtacccaaaataaaaaaccaaattgCTTGAAGAAAGAGGCATTTGTAGTTGATGGTATGTCTGGGACCATGTGGTACTGTGACTTCAGGAGCTGAACTGCTGTACTGTGCTACAGTCATTTACTTTCCTTAGAGGCCATCCACACCTCTCTTGGAGCCTGACCACTTCCTTGCCCTCAAAACAGAGCCTCAGTTGCTTTCCACACATAACAAGTTTGAGATCCAAAGGAGAATGTGCAAAAACTGCCTTTTACTTGGTGGCTACAATGTCTTTCTGGAGAGGATTGCTCTGAGTTTCAGGCCTTGCAACCCATTCACCTGAATCTTTAAAAGCATAGAAATAACCAGAGATACCAAAAGTCAGAACTCTGTGCTCTAAGAACCTAAAGTGTAGTTGTCTGGGCTCTGAACTGCAAGATACGTGGGTTTGTGTTGCATCTGGTCTCAAACTGAAACACTGCTTCTGAAATGTCTGATTGCAGTTCTCAGTGGGGCATTAATATAAATGAAGTTGTTAGAGTTAAGGATTTAAGtctgtttttccctcttctcaCACCAGCTACAGTAAAACCAGTCATGTCCAGTAACTTAAAATGCAACTATTCTTTGTAGTAAGGTATATGCAGTGGTTGCTAGGTGACAGCACTGTTAATTGTAATACTTTATTTGGCTGTTAGCTCTGCCATTCCTTAACACTGTGTCTATGTTCAGTGTCCTCAGAGTGAGCTGGACACTGAGACAGTGAAGAGCATCTTAGCAGAGTACAAAATCCACAATGCCGATGTCACGCTGCGCAGCGACGCCACTGCCGATGACCTGATTGACGTTGTGGAAGGAAACAGGTACTGTTGGCTCCCAGGCTGTGCCACACCAGCAGTCTGTattataaagaaaagaattgtCTTTTGGGTTTGCTTCCCACAGAAGCTGAGCCAGCAATGTGGCATCAGCACAGGGAtaagctttttaaaaacattttttctttgcagtgaaGATAGCAGCGTGCTGCTGTGAGGTTGCTCTaacaatttctttctctttgcagGGTTTACATCCCATGCATTTATGTCCTAAATAAAATCGACCAAATTTCCATTGAAGAACTAGATATCATTTACAAAGTACCCCACTGTGTACCGATATCTGCTCATCATCGCTGGAACTTTGATGATCTGCTGGAGAAAATCTGGGACTACTTGAAACTAGTCCGAATGTGAGTCAGAATTGCTGCCTTCTGTGGAGTTAAGTGTTTGGCTGAGACTGAAAAAGGTCTCGGGAATGGATGAGGAATATTTTAGAAGGCTTTTCTACTAACTGGTGTTTGCTTTGTAACCCAGAAATTGTGCTTGTCTTAGCTGTTGTGTGATAGCCACAAGTGCTGTTTTGAATTTGTAGGGGAATTAAATGAGAACCTTTTGAAACCAAGACCAAAGCAGCTCATCtttaaaaattcctgaaaacatGGAACTCTACTCAAACTTCGTGGTAATACTGTGATTCCAGATGTAATCATCTTTTCAGTCTGTCATGGATGCAGCTCTCTTGACAGAACTTAGTTCTTCACCTagaatttcagatatttttactGCAAGTTCCATTCCAGGTTTACCTCATAATTCTTAGGCATTTTTGGATGAACTTATAAATGAATTTACTAATACTCATAATACAGTAATTGTTGTCATTTAAATTTATATCTATCTTCTTACAATTATATAGAATGTACTGTGAAAAGGCATTTCACAGTCCTTTGTATCTGTGGTCTAGGTATCTATGCTATAGACTTCATCAGGTGCTTTTTCTAATACATGTTGaggttttcacagaaaaaacaaTGGCAAGTTGGAACCATAAAACTAAACACATTATTTTACAACAACTATTGccatttggcttttttttaaagcacctTCAGAAAGTTCACAAGTGAGAAACCTTTGCTGTTAGAAGGGAGAATTGACTGATGGTTCCATCTGTGTTACAGCTACACCAAACCTAAAGGACAGCTCCCAGACTACACCTCTCCAGTGGTACTACCTTACTGCAAAACCACAGTGGAGGATTTCTGCatgaaaatccacaaaaatctcatAAAAGACTTCAAATAGTAAGTATTATTGTaaaagaatatataaaatagaaaataatttgccTTCAGGTATATTATTTCATGCTCTTCTAAACTAGAAAGGAATACCAGGActatttttttatgttaaatTGAATAAATCTGCCTATCATAATCAAACTTAGTACTTCAGTTGCTGTATTTGATGTTCTTGTGCTCTTTCCTACATACATGTCCTCTGTGGAGaaaaaattgttatttaaaAGTAGCACTAGACACAGCATTACAAGCCATTGTCCCATGCACTTGGGTTTTCAGGACGTCAGGCTTTGTTTTGATCTGTTTTTAGCCACGGTTCACACTGACCACTCAGCCAGGTACTTGTAGGAGAATAAAAATAGCTCTGAAGCATTGCTTTCTGTATTAGCTTTGTGACAGAAATAGCTGCTGGTCTGCTTGCATATCATACTTCTAAgccttttaatttaaatttgatttttcttctttcagtgcACTGGTCTGGGGTTCATCTGTTAAACACAACCCTCAAAAAGTTGGTAAAGACCATACTCTTGAAGATGAGGATGTTATTCAGATTGTGAAGAAATAAAGTTATTCTTACATGGTTTGTTGCTGTGCCTGCAATTTGTCATTAATTATGACAtcccttcccccaccccccattTTGATTTAGAAATGGCCTTCTATTATAGTATCTTGTTTGGTAAAAGTGATGTTTCTGACCAACTTACACTGCAGGGGCTTGTTCCAGCAGAACTTACAGATAAAAACTCTGGTTAAGTGACTTTCACAAGGGCAAAATCTTACAAGCTTTGATTGCAGGGATAAGGTTCTGCTGCATGTATGTGTCTTcccaaattagaaaaaaaattcacacatcaggaattattttgttcaaagaacaaaacatgaaaagcaGAGGCTAGAGAACCATGTCTTATGAAACAATGCTAGGGGACAGAGTTCCAGCTACCTTTATCTGAAAGTGTTCTTGTTGGAATACTTCAAGGCTATTAATAGTCCTGCAGTTGTGGAAAAGCTGGTCAGTTCTGCTCGGGAGCAGTtgctttttcagttgttttagACTAGTGGAGGTGAGCTAGCTCCTTGTGTCTGTGTGACTGAAGGCTGTTAAGttttcttaaaagaatttcctgcCTAGGTAGACAAGTCAGGTGCCCAAGAGAAGCACATTGCTCTCGGAGTAGTTCTGTTGCTTaagagatgaaggaagaagCTTTTAGCTCATGTCACGAGCGCTTATCAAGTGCATCAGCCTCTAGCATTCGCTCTCCTACAAAAAGGAAGTAGGGGTGTTTAATTATAGGGGTGTTTATTTAGATGCATAAAAAACACTCCCCCTCATGTTATTATACATTCAAGAAGACAGAGTGATTAGAGACACCCACTCAAGCACTAAATACTTGGAACAGTGGCTGCTATTCAGCCTGGTAAGGAAACATCCAAGCCTTGATTCTACTCCAGGCGTTTGCACCTGTACCTCTAGATCCCTGCATAAGTGAGCTGAACTGCTGCAGGTGTGCTTGGTTTGTGAGCCTGAGTGGAAGGGGCAGAAGATGAGGCTGTTACTCAGATTGGATTCCACTGCTGTTTCTTCACATTCACACTTTGTTTAGAGCTGGGTTAGTTTTACAGCTCAATTTTAATACACTGAGCCTCATCCCTCACACTTAATTTAAATGCAGCAATTCCATCCTGGGTTCCTCCTACCAAAGTAGACTGATCCTCCCCACCCCTGGGACCAAGTGAAGATTTCTGCATCTCAACTCAAACCCTGGTTCCATTTTATCCACAAGAACAATGCTAAAAATTAATCAATATTCTGACATAATGTAGTACAAGAGCAATTGATACAGAGAGCTGGTAGAATCAACTTTATTTACAGAATGTTACTGGGAAAGTGTCAAGTTAAAAAAGTATGAAAACAATCTTACAAGGACAAGCTGGTGATTGCATGTTTTACagggattgttttgggaacaacCACTAGAAGTATGGGTGACCTCCAACAGCTTCCACATTGGAGATTTCAGCTTGCTATTTCCATACAACACTGTCTCTGCTGGACTGAAACAAACCCACCACAGCACGCTGGCAAGGGTTATAATACAgacaagtgatttttttttttttcctgctgctggttttgctttcaGTGAGACCTAAGAAAGAGCAAGTCCGTGAGAACTCTGGTTTTACTTTCACCTCTTAAAAGAGCACAATGGCCTAAGCTAGGTAGAGGACATGACAGCAGTACAAGACTCAACACAAGTGAGGGAGTGAAGTGAGGAACCATGCAGAAGGATGGAAGAGAACATTTAACTGTTCAGCGAAGTGAAACAGGCTTAAAAGGAACATagtattttaaaaccaaatatACACAGTAAGATCACAAAACTACCCCATCCTCCCCCTTTCAAGCCACAGAACAAGACTCCAAAGGCAAGTTTCACAGTAATGGCATCACCAGATGCACACTAGATTGAGGACAGTTCTTGGGACTCCCTTCTATGAACAGCACTGAAGGCAGTACAGAATATCCACAGCTATGACTGAGGAGTTGAAGGGTGAGGATTCCAAGGCTCCATTTTGATGACCTTTAGTAACTGGCTTGAAAGattaaaacaaggaaaatactgtatttaaaCAAGGACCAGCACCAGCCCTCTTGAAAGAGCAACGACCAGTAGGTACCTACAGACTGAAGATCTGGCTTTATCATGACCGCACCAGGTCCCATCCTCAAGGCTTTCAAAGACTAAGCAATTCTCTCATTTGGTGGCAAGAGTCACAGGGAATCAGACCTTTGTTACATAGACAGCAAGATGTGGGCTTTTACTTTGACACTTTGGCTACACTGAGTGCACAGTACATGACAGAAAAATGTGAGAGGGAGACCTAGAGGAGATGAGCAGCAAGAAAAGGCAAAGCAACTTCATCCTGTTCACTCACACTTAGGATATGCAACTTTAATCTTAAAGAAAGTCCCACACGTACAATGGAGAAAGGTCCAAACCATAGGCACAACTAAAGCTCAACTGTTATCAGCTACTCTTATGTACAGCTGTATAGATTCAAAAAGGCTATTCTAGGTGTGTATGTACAAAAGATTGTTTATACACAAGTCTGTACAGAAGGGTCTATACATGTAGTTTTCTGCAGAAGGAATCCATAGCTGCTACCTCTACACTAGAGAATATCAGCACTTCATTCACATATcttacaaaaacaaacaaaaaaaatagacaCTTCCAGGATTAAACTGGCTTTGTCGTGCATCTAAATTTCTTCAGGCTTCACTATCCAAGCCATAATGGATCCTTTAGTCTTGATGCAGACATGAGACCAGGACAGGTGCCATGTGCTTTAGTCTCTCAAAAGGAAATTTTGCACAGAgtgctaaaaataaaagccccaaaaaaacaaacagaggtGAAGTCCTGACTATGGACATTTTCATCCAGTCTAAAGAATCACAAGTGTTCCACCCAGTGGTCACTGTTCACTGCCGGTATTCCAGTTCATCTACACTGATGACTTTGGATGGCATGGATGGAAGAGGCTGCTGCAAGACATCTGAACCAAACCATTTTGCAAGGCCAATGGGAGAGCCACTTCTCTGGCTGGGGCGATGGTCAAGCTGTGTGTGCCCGTGAGATAATCCAGTCCGGGGCAGCACATTTTGAGGGGCTGTTTGTGCACCAGCAGGTGAtccctgtgctccagagcctgtgAAATGTAAAGCTATTAGAGGTGGAACAATACCCAGCACAGATTTGCCCTCGAGCTATCACCTGATAAGGCATGTGAGCTGAATGTGGCTTTTATTCATTCTATGAGCCCCAGGAAGTCCAGGTACCACgtgtttattttcattagtACTCCCATAAATGGCCTGACACTGCCAGTTCCGGACACGGTATCACACGGGTTTGAAGGGAAGACCAGGATCAAATAGCATTTCCCTGGAGAAGGTGGGTGGCCTGTGGCCCAGGAAGGCTGAAAGCCTGCACACATGCTGCAAGAGTCAGATCTGTCAGTAGCAACACATGTTCTGAAACCAAACACTTCACTTGGACTTTGTTCTGGCACAACAGCCTGCAGTGGCCCAAACCGCTTAAGACCCACACAAGGTTAGTGATCATGAATAACTAAATTAAAGTAGCTTCCTGCTAGCAACTCAACAGCCCAGAAAGCAGCTTTCTAGAGCTCCCACTCCTGCTGTCTGCTTTAGCCTACCTGATCGTTGTAGCTGCTGTTGCATCATGGCGAGCTGCAAAGGTGTCCCCGAGCGTGGATTTAAGATGTGATGGCTTGCTGTTGGTAGTGGATAAAAAGGCTGGCCAAGGATGGGAGCAGATATTCCCTGCAAGTGAGACAGGTCCACTCCAGGAGGAAGCATACCTGTTGAACATGAGCAAGGAAACTTCTTACCTGATAAGCATAAGGAACttaatgtaaaacaaaacataCGCATTTAGATGGGCTGGAATTTATTGtctgattttaaaagttctgaAATAATAAAGACTACCAGTAGTATCAGTTTGTGCTGCTCCTAATACAAAGCAAATCTCAAAGAGAACATGCATGAACAGGAAAAAACGTATGGATTACCTGCTTGCAGCAGAGGAAGATGTTGCGGATGGACCCCCTGTGCCATCATTCTCTGGACCAATCCTGGGTGCAGTTGATGAGCAGGTCGTACAAGTGGTACATGGGGAACAAGGGGTACTTGATGAACAGGACGAAGAAAAGGGCCTCCTGGTACTGGGGAGGCCATTGTAGGAGTCTTCCTACCAGCTGATTTGGGCCTGTAGTCTTGCTCTTTGGTGCAACGATTTGCTTGGGTAAGAGGTGTGGAACATGCAGAGCGTTGCAGTGCAGGTAGTTTGGTACCTAAGGTGGGCAAAGTTCCTTGATCTGCATTCTCCACAGAACTAGACAGTAGGTTATCTGTAGCTAGAATTGAATACAGCTATTACACTCCACAGCTAGAGATTGCACCTAATGAAAATTAAAGCTTAATGATTGGATTTGATAGTTAGAGTTCAGAACTAGCTGAACTGCAGTCATGTATATTTAACAGTAAGCATCTTTGTTTTTGGATGCTTCTGGccaaattatttcaaaagagTAATGAGAAGGAATATGTTCCACAGAAATCCCTTTACAGGAAACTTAAATTAGATCAGAATCAGCAGTAATTCCTTGTCCActtttaattcttattttttctttttctcaggaaTTTTGAACTGGCAGCATGGATGAGTCAGTGCCAAAGGTGATAGGAGGTACAAGAGATCCTCCCTATATAAGATAATAAGTTGGAGTTGTGCCAGAAGTCTGGCCAAAGGTGTTTTTTCAATTTAGCTGTGTTTGGGGGTTAACAGCAGCCTTCTCTACATCTGACATCTGCTTAACAAGATTTGGAACACTAAAGCACCTCCAGAAGCTATTTCCACAGACCATCCAGATGACTTAGACAAGGCCTAAAGTACCTTGGCATCAACTACTACACTGGAGGTATTTCAGTTGAACTGAAAGCTGCCTCTGCAGCTACCAGCACTGAAGCACAATGCCATGGCCATTGGTCATGTCAGTCTGACTGGGTCAGCCAACTGGTGTTGAGCATTTCCTTTTCATAGCCTCTCACATCAGTTTGGGTGATCAAAATGCTTCCCTGATCTGCTACACTTAGGAGCTTAACTGGTCTCAGCTGTGACTGTTCAACTGTCTCAAGACAACTCTAAGTTTTCAATTACTGGTGTAGAGAGCTATGGAAGCATTACTGTCACTGTGCTTGCTCATCAAGAAAAACTGCAAACAGTTATGGTCCAGCCCTCTTAGTGCTGCTCAGAAATTGCTAGGAAATAGAGGTTAAGCCCCAGCACTACTGGAAGAGTGCACCTGGAAGTGTATCCCCTCCATAGCTCTGGCCCCTCCTCCCATATGCTCCCTCACTTCTACACCCTCATCTCCATGGATCAGGAATGTCTAAATGTAGCCTGGATGCTGAGACAATCTGAGTCTATTCCAAATCCCTTTTGTTTGTGGTATTTTAAAGCCATTACAATACCTTCATTTGGTCTCTGATTTTCATCTTTAACAtcactgattttcattttcccaGAAACTGGATCAtctttgcttttctccttgCTCTCGTACATCTTGCGAATCACCGAGGTAGGTGTGAAGGAAGGAGACAGCTGCAGAGAACACAGTAAGAAGCAATGCCTCACCCACTGCTCATTATCCAGGCCACGATATCTGTTGTGGGTAGACACCAATTCTAGCACATCCTTTCCATTTAAATCTCTTTTGAATCACCTGCTGTGCGCCCGTGATTCTACTTCGCTTCTAATTTCACAGCTTTATTCTGTAGTTTAAGCATTTCTCTTTAGCTTTTTTGCAAGTCCAATATTAAAATCTGCAGCTGTTCTCAGTTAAATGTACCTTAACAAGCTTCAAACAAAACAGCTGAACTGTAGTGTAAGTTACAGCTGTTTCCTCTTTGCTATTGGTTCATAAGAGCTGCTCCATGGGAATTCCTATAGAGCTGCTTCATCTGCATTAACTCAGGGCTGATGTTCTGCAGAGAACCATTGCCTCGTTGGTGTTTTCCCCCATTCAGAGTTCCATTAGCACCTGCAGGAGTCACTCATTTGGAATATAAACTTGTTTCATTTGGCAGGTCATAGTCTATGTCAGTCCTGAGCTGCAAGTACTTGACTGATTAATTGGAAAATTTAGATGAAAACTGCATTCTACACAGTACTGAGCAGAGAGGCAACAGCCTGGCTTTGAGATTTTACTCATTTTGAAAGTGACCCCTGAAGCTCCTAGGCATTATTTCCAACCCACAGACACCTAAGTCAAACATTTCATACCCAAACACCAGTGTTCTCTGAAGCATCTCATGGCTTTCAGcatgaaaagctgaaaatttaAGCACCAAAAATATGATGGCTTGAGTTTTCATAATCACCTTCATTTGGTTTCAGAAGATGAGATCGAGGTAACATTAATGgtatttcttcagttttagGTAAGACAGTGGTCAGAAAAGGCTCTTTTCCAAGGTGAAGACATTCAGTTAAGCATGAAGGGAAACTCACTCCTGCATCACGTGGCCAGAGATGCAACATGAGTGTGATTAACCCAATGGCCTCCCCTTTCTCCCATCAATTTCCATTGCTATGTTTATATTGTTATTGTCTGGTTACTGCAGACACTTTTACAGCTCTCCCTACAACCACTGAACATCAGGTACTGACCATGCTGGTAATGGAtgcagcaggggctggagaAGATGCATTCCCTCTGTGTCCTGGTGCAGGGGATTTAGTCACTCGCTGCTGCCTGTGAAGGGACAGGGAGTCAGAAGAGGCTCTGCTCTTGGCACAGAATCAAAGGCAGCACTGCCAAGAACCAGTGCAATGCAGAGTGACTAGTGCTAATATCTAGACAATATTCACATCAAAGACaatattcacattaaaaatCAGTTAACACCGTACCCCTTAAATTTTGCAGTCAGGTCCTCACCTGTTTCTGTAGCCATCTCTGCTTTTGTCCATTTGTGGTTTACCAAAGCCATGCTGATAGAAATTTGCTGCATGTATGGCCAAGTCATGTGGAAGCGCCAGGCCCTCCAATGCAGCCTGCTGGATCTCCAGGGGACTCATCTGAGGCAGAGTTGCATAAAAAACACACAAGTCAAAGCCTGTATTTGGTTGGGCTTCTTTTAAGATACTGAAGATTGACTGCTATAACTACTGATGTCTTTACCAACATTTGCCCACCAACAATCTCTGTTTTATTAACAGGCAACAGAAGTTTCAAAAAATCTTGTATTTGAAGTACTCCAAGAGGGGCCAAATTGCAATGAGGTTTTGAGACTGTACTAAATGAGACTTTGCATCCTCACACTCAGGATACTTAACGAAACACAAACATCTGGATGCAACAGCTAGGAGTTTCCACAAGTTAGTTCTAGACCACAGAACATAAAGAGATGCAAATACATTAAGCAAAAAACATGTCTTCTAACCTGTGCAGCAACTGGGCTCATGGGCTTCCTTACACCTGGAAATGGATCACCAAGCAATTGCTGAGAACCTTGTCCAAAACCTAAAGAATATTTAACAGTTGTATTTAGAAGTAATAACAGTTTCTTTCAACGCATATCCAAAAGTAAAATAATGCCACATTAATTAAGAATTCCTTGTGAGGACTCTCAGCTCACCCCTTAAATCCACACAGAATTACATCTCTTCCTTGTCacagagctggagagctgcaaaAGAGGCTGCTGGTTGTGTTTTGTAATACAAATGGCCAAGTAGTCCTTGAAAGTTATTCTTACCCAGTAGCTGAGCACATTATTCCACACCAGAACTCACTGTGAGGTCTGGGTGACAAATTTAACATTAAAGACATCCACATTAAGTGAAAGGGCACTTTGCACTCAAAAGGCAGACACTGCCCTAGTTGCCCACCTACTGCCAGGAAGTTTTTATAGTTCTGTAAAGCAGCCTTAAAAAACCCTCAAGTAATAAATACCCACTTTGTAAGCAGGCTCACCAATGGGTGAAGATATTCTGTGGCGCAGGTAATCTGCAGAAGCAGCTCGTGTTGGGAACACGGGTGGAATGGGGGGAGATGGGGCTCTTTGTGTcagcagagaggctgcaggCTCCAAACCCCCTATCAGGCCACTTAAGACATTTGATGAAGCAGGTCTGGTAATGGGTGGACCAAGAAGTTCCTAAGAATAAGTAAAGAAAGAACGTTCAAAATATGACCAATTTACATGAAGAAGCTCATTTTACAGGCTGCCCTATTTATAGCAATTTAGAGAGAAGGGGGACTGGTGCAACCAGATACACCAATCCTGGTTTGCCCAGAATTAGGCACTCAGCAAGATTTCAGTTTTCAAACTGTCATTACAGGAAATTACATAACAAGATAAATTTTTAGGTAAACTGATCTAGTCCCTGGCTCTTTCTTCTCTATAGTATCTTGTCTGACTACTGATCCCATAATTGCCTTAAATGccttattttcaaataatttttgttttcccactGGGGAATATGCTTTTAAGaacttcccttcccccagtaagAATACCTGCAGAATATTCTTTGATAGAGGCTGGCCTGACATCTCTGGAGGTGACATTAAGTGGCTTTCAAGGCTCTgctaagaaaatgaaaacactgtAAATTAGATACAACCAAGCTCATTAAGAGACTATCTACATTTGTCTCActgacagaaataatttcaccGGCTCTGTCAGAACAGTAGTTTATGCCTCAGTCAAATAAAATTTCAGCAAAGTTAAGGGCTGAGCTGGCTCACAGATCTCCCCTACCTAAGTAAAATGTCCTGTGCTAAATTGCATACAGGTAGCTCACTGTGCCTCATTCAAGTTTGGGTCAAATATATGGATTTATGTAATTGTGTAAACTGTAAATGGAACACTGAACCATTGGTTAACTGAAAATATGTACAAACTGAAAAGTGTTTGTATgctaaataaattatttaagatATTCTTCTGTGCATCAAAATTGCACATTAATGTAAAGAGACAACCCAGAAGCAAAAGTCTTGATTTGATCTGAGATCAATGTGCAAATTCTTCACAGAGCAAATTTACATTCTTCACTATCTTTTACTGAACTAGGATGAGTCTAAAAGTCCTTGGACATAGTTTGGCAGGAAAAGCACATGCCTTAGACCTACTCAGTTGGTAGAAGTGTCTTCTGCTGCCAGAAATATTTACTAACAGCTTCTGGGTCAAGCATCCTGTTTAGGCAGTTAGTGGCAAGATGAAATTTCATCCTACAATCCTTGCAGTCTAAACCTTACTATCATCTGttgtttaaaattaatcttACAGGTAACAAGTATTCACTTCAGTTTCATCTTAGTACAAGTGATGTTAGAAGTCAAGTGTAAAATAATAGATGGTTCACTGACAACTCTACTAAACAGAGGTCACTAAAAACATCTGGGCTTCAGGAGAGGT includes these proteins:
- the DRG1 gene encoding developmentally-regulated GTP-binding protein 1 → MSGTLAKIAEIEAEMARTQKNKATAHHLGLLKARLAKLRRELITPKGGGGGGPGEGFDVAKTGDARIGFVGFPSVGKSTLLSNLAGVYSEVAAYEFTTLTTVPGVIRYKGAKIQLLDLPGIIEGAKDGKGRGRQVIAVARTCNLILIVLDVLKPLGHKKIIENELEGFGIRLNSKPPNIGFKKKDKGGINLTATCPQSELDTETVKSILAEYKIHNADVTLRSDATADDLIDVVEGNRVYIPCIYVLNKIDQISIEELDIIYKVPHCVPISAHHRWNFDDLLEKIWDYLKLVRIYTKPKGQLPDYTSPVVLPYCKTTVEDFCMKIHKNLIKDFKYALVWGSSVKHNPQKVGKDHTLEDEDVIQIVKK